A section of the Alligator mississippiensis isolate rAllMis1 chromosome 8, rAllMis1, whole genome shotgun sequence genome encodes:
- the MRPL27 gene encoding large ribosomal subunit protein bL27m, which produces MAALVRLGLAGASRLLVTAPQVSAVAARCASKKSGTSPKNKGGHRVGKRYGWKKLDGVFVHAGNILATQKLIRWHPGAQVGIGHNNTLYALEDGIVRYTKEVYVPPPRSRETKQVIRRLPRGAILYKTFINVIPTEEVGSFKLVTML; this is translated from the exons TCGTGACTGCTCCCCAGGTGAGCGCAGTtgcagcaaggtgtgcatccaagAAATCCGGGACCAGCCCAAAAAACAAGGGTGGTCACAGAGTTGGGAAGCGGTATGGATGGAAGAAACTTGATG GTGTCTTTGTTCACGCGGGGAATATCTTGGCCACGCAGAAGTTGATTCGCTGGCATCCAGGGGCTCAG GTGGGAATAGGCCATAACAATACTCTGTATGCTCTGGAGGACGGGATCGTGCGATACACCAAGGAGGTCTATGTGCCACCCCCACGCAGCCGTGAGACCAAGCAGGTGATCCGTCGCCTACCCAGGGGGGCCATTCTTTACAAAACCTTCATCAACGTCATCCCTACTGAAGAAGTAGGCAGCTTCAAGCTAGTCACCATGCTATGA
- the LOC106737524 gene encoding uncharacterized protein LOC106737524, with amino-acid sequence MTQPSNVPTQAPTASSSMDSNVVAIVIAATVSTSVFIVAVLVLLLLLYHRDPLCCQFLCSCRFFQSPSQCDYPPSYFSSNQRLVGSQCGAQRLESAVENPGVQGDELFCVGSPSSYQLPAWDQPRLPSYESVRKKDRQREIHQMIAERFGLWADPVQEMPPPYEQALRHPPALPGSEAGSELTDRHSLADIFQVSVSYQPQRNTAV; translated from the exons ATGACCCAACCCAGCAATGTCCCCACTCAggctcccactgccagcagctccaTGGACAGCAATGTGGTGGCCATCGTCATCGCTGCAA CGGTCTCCACATCCGTGTTCATAGTGGCCgttctggtgctgctgctgctcttgtacCACCGGGACCCCCTGTGCTGCCAGTTCCTCTGCTCCTGCCGCTTCTTCCAGAGTCCCAGCCAGTGT GACTACCCCCCTTCATACTTCAGCAGCAACCAGCGGCTGGTGGGATCCCAGTGTGGTGCCCAGCGGCTGGAGAGTGCCGTGGAGAATCCCGGGGTgcag GGCGATGAGCTGTTCTGCGTGGGATCCCCCAGCAGCTACCAGCTCCCTGCCTGGGACCAGCCACGCCTGCCCAGCTATGAGAGTGTGCGCAAGAAAGATCGCCAGCGAGAGATCCACCAGATGATTGCCGAGAGGTTTGGGCTGTGGGCCGACCCTGTCCAGGAG ATGCCCCCTCCCTACGAGCAGGCCCTCCGGCACCCTCCAGCTCTGCCAGGAAGCGAGGCTGGCTCTGAATtaacagacagacacagcttgGCAGACATATTCCAGGTCTCAGTCAGCTACCAACCTCAACGCAACACAGCCGTGTAA